The Syntrophorhabdus sp. DNA window GGATAGGGGACAGGGAGGATAGGGGACAGGGAGGATAGGACCTATAGGAAAATAGGTCCAATAGGTCCTATAACTCCTATTGGTCCTATCTGTCAGCCCAGCGCCACTGAGCATTCCTTTATGAGGTCGCCGAGGGTGGGCAGGGAGGGAACGTGGGAGGCCGCCATTGAGAGATTGCTGAGGCCCGCCGGGATATGGTCGAGAAAGCTCGTGAGGCCTTTGGTCCGGCCCAGGAACCCATATGCCCCGAGGGCCTGCATGAGACGTTCCACCGAGGCGGACCAGAATGACATCCGGAAGGCATCCCAGTCGAGCTCCTGAGATGACAGAACGTAGCAGAACGACAGGAGTTCCTCTCTTTCCTCGGAGGTGAAGGAGACATAGGGGTCACACAGGAGTGAGCCCAGGTCGTAGAAAGGGTTCCCGAAGCGCATACCCTGGAAATCGATGAAGTACGGCTCCGAACCCAGAACCATGACGTTCTGGGACTGGAGGTCGCGGTGAACGAGGCAGCGTTGCGGGGAGCAAAGGTCATCGGTCAGGCGGGAGAGTTCCGACATAAGCCGTGATTCAAAGGCGGGTTCGAGGGCTACATCGCAATGGTTCCTCACGAAATGCTCGAGGAAATAGTTCTGCTCAAAGAGATAGAGCTCGGGCCCGAAACCGTCCATGAGTTTCACGCTGTCCGAGGGAAAGTCCTTTTCCGCTATGGAGTGGAGCCTTCTTGCCGCCGTGAGGGTCTTCTGGTACAGGACGCGCCGCGTCGGCCAATCCTCTCCGGCGAAGGCGTGGAGGTCTTTGCTTCCCAGGTCTTCCAGCACCATGAGATGGGCCTCGGGGTCGTGGCCCATCACCTCAGGGACGGGAACGCGCATGCTCCGCAGGTAACGGGCTATGTCGGCATAGTAGGAGTTCTCCTTTCTTCCGGGGTCGTAGTCGATGACGATCACCGACCTGCCTTCCCCCCAGGAGAAGCGGTAGAAGGTCCGGTCCGAACCGCGCGCGTCAAGGGCTGCCACCGCGGCGGGACCCGACGCGTCGATGCCGGTCGTCCTGCGGGCAAAGGCCACGATATGGTCATGTTCCATTGACTTCCATCCTTCCTGCTTCTTTCATCCGGGCATCTGTTTTCCGGTAGATCTCGACGGAACCGATGTCGCACCACGTCCCTTCATCGACAACGATCCCCCTTATGGAGCCGGGCTGTGCCGCTATCCTCCGCAGGAAGACATCGACGACCGATTCTATCCTGCCAGGCTCCATGTGGTTGAGGAGAGAGGTTTCCACGGCGTAGATGCCCGTAAACAAACACTGCGCCACGCCTCTGGTCCCCAGCACGTGCCGCATATCGCATATGGTCCCCGAGCTGTCGATATCGACGTTGCGAAGAGGGCCATCGCTCCTCAAGAGAAGCGAGGCGTCGGCTCGGTCCTTCTCATGCGCGGCGATGAGTCCCATGAGAGGCATATCTGACAGGATATCGCCGTTATAGCAGAGGATCGCCCCGTCACCGGCGAGAAGGTCCTCGATGTTCTTGAGCCCTCCGGCGGTATCGAGGAGCGTCGGTTCGTGCCTGAAGATGATGGGAACATGCCGCCACCTGGCATCGGGAAAGGTTTCCCCGTACGCCTCCGGCCGATGATGGGTGTTCACGATGAACCGCTCGATGCCTGCCCCGATGAGATGGTCCATGGCATAGGTGATGATGGGCCGTCCGTTCAGCGGAAGAAGCG harbors:
- a CDS encoding phosphotransferase, giving the protein MEHDHIVAFARRTTGIDASGPAAVAALDARGSDRTFYRFSWGEGRSVIVIDYDPGRKENSYYADIARYLRSMRVPVPEVMGHDPEAHLMVLEDLGSKDLHAFAGEDWPTRRVLYQKTLTAARRLHSIAEKDFPSDSVKLMDGFGPELYLFEQNYFLEHFVRNHCDVALEPAFESRLMSELSRLTDDLCSPQRCLVHRDLQSQNVMVLGSEPYFIDFQGMRFGNPFYDLGSLLCDPYVSFTSEEREELLSFCYVLSSQELDWDAFRMSFWSASVERLMQALGAYGFLGRTKGLTSFLDHIPAGLSNLSMAASHVPSLPTLGDLIKECSVALG
- a CDS encoding nucleotidyltransferase family protein, yielding MAKKRFKTAFILGAGLGTRLRPLTEHLPKPLLPLNGRPIITYAMDHLIGAGIERFIVNTHHRPEAYGETFPDARWRHVPIIFRHEPTLLDTAGGLKNIEDLLAGDGAILCYNGDILSDMPLMGLIAAHEKDRADASLLLRSDGPLRNVDIDSSGTICDMRHVLGTRGVAQCLFTGIYAVETSLLNHMEPGRIESVVDVFLRRIAAQPGSIRGIVVDEGTWCDIGSVEIYRKTDARMKEAGRMEVNGT